The Flavobacterium psychrotrophum region GCATTTTCTGAGGCACAGGGTGTGTCTTTACAAAATAAAGAAGTACTGAAACAAATGGCCGCAAAATATGGTACGGCCTACTTAAAGTAATTTATGAAAGTAGGATTATATTTCGGGACGTTTAACCCCATACATACCGGGCATCTTATCATAGCAAACCACATGGCAGAGTACAGTGGACTCGACCAGATATGGCTGGTAGTTACGCCACACAATCCGCTAAAAAAGAAAAGCACTTTGCTGGAAGACCACCACCGCCTGCAAATGGTATTTCTGGCTACCGAAGATTATCCTAAGCTTAAGCCAAGTGATATAGAGTTTCGCCTCTCGCAACCTAACTATACGGTAAATACACTGGTGCATTTGAAAGAAAAATTTCCTACGCATAAATTTTCGCTGATAATGGGAGAGGACAATCTTAACAGCCTTCACAAATGGAAGAATTATGAAGTACTGTTGCAAAGCCATGATATTTACGTGTACCCCCGCATTAATACGGAAGTTATAAACCCTGAGATTGCTGCCGCTGCACGCACGCATCGTGTAGAGGCGCCGGTTATAGAGATATCGAGCACGTTTATAAGAAACAGTATTAAAGAGGGTAAAAATGTACGTCCGCTATTGCCGGAAAAAGTCTGGCATTATGTAGAGCATAATTTGTTCTATAAAAAGTAAAACCAAAACCAACCAAATAACATATGGAAGATAATTTTAAAGAGTTTGATGGTGCAGGAGTAATATACCGACGCTCATTACTACCGTGGTGGATACGTTTTTTTAGCTGGGCTTTTATGATAGCAGGAGTATTGTCCATATTTACAGTAGCAATATCCTCAATAATGTCAAGTATACCTAATGTGTCGCTTTACGGCCTTGATGCTGTACTTCCGGCACCTTTTGGGCAATTGGCATCGACACTTTTTATGGCATTGAGCGGATTGACAGGTTTCTACCTGTGGCAGGAGAAAAAACAGGCCATACAGTTGGGGAAAATATGCGCCATAGTAGGTGTTCTTATTAGTATTGCCACAACAATAGGGTCAATTTCGTCGGGTAATTTTATGATTCGGTTAGAAATTATTTTCCTGATTTTGTTTTATCGTAAATTAGACCAACTGGAATATGATTGGGAACTCACCGCAGTTTCCCGAACTGGCAGAGACTAAGCTTTTTTTTGACATAAACGGGTGTAAATAATAACTACCTTGACCTTTCGTTTATATAGCTATGGAAGAACAGGATCACGACTTTTCAGAATTTGAAGGTGTTAAAACCGTTTATCGGCGCAGCCTGCTGCCCTGGTGGATATGGGGCATCTTGTTTGTCTATCTGGGTTTTACTACAGTTTTCCTTATTTCAGATGCTTATAGCCTCACACAGGGCTACGTTTTTGCGTTTGATGTCTTTCAAATTAACTGGCTCATACCATATCCTTATTACCCTGTAGTCTCTGTATTGCTTTATCTTTTTATGCTCATGGCTGCTTTAATGCTTTGGTTTGAGAAGAGAGAGGCCGCCGCAATAGGACGCATCTGTTTTGGAATAATGCTACTGCTTTGTACCGCAGTTTTTTCCAAAGGATTATTCTCAGGGCACTTTTCGCTCCGTATAGAAATCATCATATTTACAGATGTTGTATTACGTCTTTATGATAAGAGAAAAGAATGGAAGCAAGCCATATCCAGACGTAACTAATACCATTTCACATTACTTATAGTTCAATTGATTAAATGTTACGCAAAGATATTGCTTTGCAAACATAGGAGTCGCAAATCTTTGTAGCTTACGTCGAAACATATTGTACAGCTTTGCGCCTCTGCGCCTTTGCGAGAAAAAATATCTGAACTACATTATATTTTCATTTGGTATAAATATAAAAGCCACAATGCAAATGTACTTTGTGGCTTTTAAGTAAAATAAAAAGTAAGTTTTAAAACCTGTAACCCAGGTTAAAGTCGCCCCTAAAAGAAGCGTCCGGCGCATTAGATCCACCAAAGTTGCGACCCCCTCCGGCAAGTATTTCAAATACAAAACCTGAACGGTTTATCCATTTCCATCCTAATGAAATACCTACTGATGCGGCAGTGTAGTTTTCTCGCTTGTCGTGGTAACTGTAAAAGCCATTGCCGTTATTGTCTACATAATACGACTCAACGTATCCGTTATAATCACGGCCTGCAATGAATTTACCAAATCCCTCTATAAAAAATCCTCTTGCACCATAATACTTAGGCTCTGTAAAATAGAAACGCGCAAAAGGTGTTACAGAAAAGTCTTCGGGATACTCGTTGTTTTTACTGTCGAGGTTACCTAAAAGAGAAATTCCATAAGTAAAATCCTCAGAGTGAATGCGTTCATAGGTTACATCTAAAATTCCGCCGGCTAAAAGCTTAATGGCGCCAATCTTAAATTCATGTTTCTTGTTCAATACGCTGGTTGAGTCGGCCTGCGCATACGTTGTTGTAATAAATCCTGTAGTTAACAGGGTGATTAATAAGGTAATGTGTTTCATTGGCGAAAATTGTTTGGTTTATGTAAGAACTAAAAATTTAAATATTAATTATATTACTGGTGTTTAATAGATGTGGTAAAATGTAAAAGGTTGCCTTTGTTAAATAAATAAATTCTTTAATTTTTTCAGTAAATCGCTGTTAATTTATCAATCAATACAATTACTATACCGTTTTCTTAAATATCTTTACAATACTTAACCGTTAAAAAATGAATGATACGTTTACACTATCGATTAATGGCAATACTGAAATTGACATTACCGAAGCGCAGCTTGCCGCCTTTGATGCCATAAGCACTGCAGAGGGCAGCTACCATGTTTTAAAAGATAACCTGCCGTATAGGGCAGAGGTAGTATCAAAAAGCTTCCTGAAAAAAACCTATACTGTTGCTATTAATAATAACACATATGAGGTTCATATAGGCAATGCGCTGGACAGGCTTATTAAAAACATGGGTTTTGAGATAGGCACCGCAAAGCAGGTAAATGATATAAAAGCACCTATTCCGGGACTTATACTCGAAATAGCCGTTACCGAAGGACAGGAAGTACAGGAAAACGATACCCTGCTGATACTCGAAGCCATGAAGATGGAAAACACGTTCCATTCGCCACGTGCGGGTGTTATAAAAAGCATAGCCGTAACTAAAGGCCAGGCCGTAGATAAAGGGCAGTTGCTTATAGAGTTTGAGTAGGTTATTTAATCGTTGAAATTGAATAAAAAAAGAGGCTAATTAACCACAACGTACACAATGAAAACCGCCGTAGGCGGAGGGACACAAAGCTGTATGGCAATAGTTATAAACACACAGCTTTGCGAACCTGAAAAATGACTCTGAGTGACTTTGTGCCTTCTCTGTGAAACTTTGTGTAACCCGTGTAAAACAAACTTAAATTGAAAAAAATACTTGTAGCTAATCGCGGCGAAATTGCCATAAGGGTAATGAAAACCGCTAAAAATATGGGCATTAAAACCGTAGCTGTTTACAGTGCTGCCGACCGTAATGCCCCACATATAAAATTTGCAGACCAGGCCGTGTTTATAGGCCAGGCGCCCAGTAGCCAGAGTTACCTGGTTATGGATAAGATAATTGCTGCTGCTAAAGAAACCGGTGCAGATGCCATACACCCCGGTTATGGCTTTTTGAGCGAAAATGCAAATTTTGCCGAAGCTGTTACTAATGCCGGTATAACGTTTATTGGTCCGCGGCCAGATGCCATCCGTATTATGGGGAGCAAGCTGGGCGCTAAAGATGCCGTTAAAGAGTATGGCATACCCATGGTACCGGGCGTAGACGAGGCCATTACCGATGTGGCTAAAGCCAAAGCCATATCTAAAGAAATAGGTTTCCCTATACTGATAAAAGCCAGTGCGGGCGGTGGTGGTAAAGGCATGCGTATTGTAGAGAACGAAGCCGAGTTTGAATCGCAAATGGATCGTGCTATCAGCGAGGCTACTTCTGCCTTTGGCGATGGTAGTGTGTTCATTGAAAAATATGTGGGTTCGCCCCGCCATATCGAGATACAGGTAATGGCAGACAGCCATGGTAATACCTTATACTTATTTGAGCGTGAGTGCAGCGTGCAGCGTCGCCATCAAAAGGTGGTCGAAGAGGCGCCGTCATCGGTTCTTACACCAGAGATTCGTAAGGCTATGGGCGAGGCTGCCGTAAAGGTGGCACAGGCCTGTAACTATCTTGGTGCGGGTACGGTAGAGTTTCTTTTAGATGAAAAGCTCAACTTCTATTTCCTTGAAATGAATACCCGGTTACAGGTAGAGCATCCGGTAACGGAAATGATTACGGGCTTAGACCTTGTAGAGCTACAAATTCGCGTTGCCCGTGGCGAAGCATTACCCATTAAGCAGGAAGACCTGCACATTAAAGGCCACGCAATGGAACTGCGCGTATATGCCGAAGATCCGCTGGCAGATTTTGCACCAAACGTGGGCAACCTCGAAGTGTATGAACTCCCGGTGGGCGAAGGGATCCGTGTAGACAACGGTTTTGAACAGGGTATGGATGTGCCTATTTATTATGACCCCATGCTGAGCAAGCTTATTACATATGGTAAAGACCGTGCCGAAGCGATTGAGAAAATGATACAGGCCATTGCCCAATATAAGATTAAAGGGGTGGTTACCACGTTGCCTTTTGGCACTTTTGTAATGGAGCATGAGGCTTTTCGTTCCGGTAATTTCGATACGCATTTCGTAAAGAAGTATTATGATGCCGATAAGCTCAAAGCACAACTGGATACAGAGGCCGAAATAGCTGCTTATATTGCCCTTAAGCAATACCTTGAAGATAGCAAACAACTACGACTACCCATTTTGTAAACTACCCATGGAAGATAAAATACAAGCATTAAATAATAAGATAGCCCTTGCCCAGCTGGGCGGTGGCGAAAAGCGTATTGCTACACAACATAGTAAAAAGAAACTTACCGCACGCGAACGTGTAGCCTATCTTCTAGATGAAGGTTCGTTTGAAGAAATAGGCATGCTGGTTACCCACCGCACTACCGATTTTGGTATGGATAAAGAAACCTATTATGGCGATGGCGTTATTACCGGATATGGTACCATAAACGGAAGGGCTGTGTATGTTTTTGCACAGGATTTTACCGTTTTTGGTGGCGCACTTTCTGAAACCCATGCCGAGAAAATTTGCAAGGTTATGGATATGGCTGTTAAGGCCGGCGTTCCTATGATAGGGCTTAACGATAGTGGTGGTGCCCGTATACAGGAGGGTGTTAGGTCACTGGGTGGCTATGCCGATATTTTTTACCGCAATGTACAGGCCAGTGGGGTTATTCCGCAGATATCTGCCATAATGGGGCCCTGTGCAGGTGGCGCGGTATATTCTCCCGCCATGACCGATTTTACCATGATGGTAGAGGGTAGCAGCTATATGTTTGTTACCGGACCCAATGTGGTAAAAACAGTAACTAACGAAACCGTAACGAGCGAAGAACTTGGCGGTGCGAGTACCCACAGTACAAAAAGTGGCGTGGCACACATAACGTCTGCTAACGATGTGCAGTGCCTTGAAGATATCAAGACCCTGCTAAGCTACCTGCCGCAAAACAACCGCGAAACTGCGCCAAAACTCAATGTGAATTTTGCTGATGAGGTGCGCGATGTGCTAAGTGATATTATTCCTGATAATGCCAATAAGCCGTATGATATGCACAAGGTAATACAAGGCATTATAGATGAAGACAGCTTCTATGAAGTACATAAGGCATTCGCCGAAAACATCATTGTAGGCTTTGCACGCCTGGGTGGCCGAAGCATAGGTGTTGTGGCTAACCAACCTGCCTATCTGGCCGGGGTGCTTGATGTTAACAGCAGTACTAAGGCCGCACGATTTGTGCGTTTTTGCGACTGCTTTAATATTCCGTTACTGGTGTTAGTAGATGTACCGGGTTTTTTACCGGGTACCAACCAGGAGTGGAGCGGTATTATTGTGCATGGCGCC contains the following coding sequences:
- the nadD gene encoding nicotinate (nicotinamide) nucleotide adenylyltransferase — protein: MKVGLYFGTFNPIHTGHLIIANHMAEYSGLDQIWLVVTPHNPLKKKSTLLEDHHRLQMVFLATEDYPKLKPSDIEFRLSQPNYTVNTLVHLKEKFPTHKFSLIMGEDNLNSLHKWKNYEVLLQSHDIYVYPRINTEVINPEIAAAARTHRVEAPVIEISSTFIRNSIKEGKNVRPLLPEKVWHYVEHNLFYKK
- a CDS encoding DUF3575 domain-containing protein; translated protein: MKHITLLITLLTTGFITTTYAQADSTSVLNKKHEFKIGAIKLLAGGILDVTYERIHSEDFTYGISLLGNLDSKNNEYPEDFSVTPFARFYFTEPKYYGARGFFIEGFGKFIAGRDYNGYVESYYVDNNGNGFYSYHDKRENYTAASVGISLGWKWINRSGFVFEILAGGGRNFGGSNAPDASFRGDFNLGYRF
- a CDS encoding acetyl-CoA carboxylase biotin carboxyl carrier protein subunit, translated to MNDTFTLSINGNTEIDITEAQLAAFDAISTAEGSYHVLKDNLPYRAEVVSKSFLKKTYTVAINNNTYEVHIGNALDRLIKNMGFEIGTAKQVNDIKAPIPGLILEIAVTEGQEVQENDTLLILEAMKMENTFHSPRAGVIKSIAVTKGQAVDKGQLLIEFE
- the accC gene encoding acetyl-CoA carboxylase biotin carboxylase subunit, translating into MKKILVANRGEIAIRVMKTAKNMGIKTVAVYSAADRNAPHIKFADQAVFIGQAPSSQSYLVMDKIIAAAKETGADAIHPGYGFLSENANFAEAVTNAGITFIGPRPDAIRIMGSKLGAKDAVKEYGIPMVPGVDEAITDVAKAKAISKEIGFPILIKASAGGGGKGMRIVENEAEFESQMDRAISEATSAFGDGSVFIEKYVGSPRHIEIQVMADSHGNTLYLFERECSVQRRHQKVVEEAPSSVLTPEIRKAMGEAAVKVAQACNYLGAGTVEFLLDEKLNFYFLEMNTRLQVEHPVTEMITGLDLVELQIRVARGEALPIKQEDLHIKGHAMELRVYAEDPLADFAPNVGNLEVYELPVGEGIRVDNGFEQGMDVPIYYDPMLSKLITYGKDRAEAIEKMIQAIAQYKIKGVVTTLPFGTFVMEHEAFRSGNFDTHFVKKYYDADKLKAQLDTEAEIAAYIALKQYLEDSKQLRLPIL
- a CDS encoding acyl-CoA carboxylase subunit beta gives rise to the protein MEDKIQALNNKIALAQLGGGEKRIATQHSKKKLTARERVAYLLDEGSFEEIGMLVTHRTTDFGMDKETYYGDGVITGYGTINGRAVYVFAQDFTVFGGALSETHAEKICKVMDMAVKAGVPMIGLNDSGGARIQEGVRSLGGYADIFYRNVQASGVIPQISAIMGPCAGGAVYSPAMTDFTMMVEGSSYMFVTGPNVVKTVTNETVTSEELGGASTHSTKSGVAHITSANDVQCLEDIKTLLSYLPQNNRETAPKLNVNFADEVRDVLSDIIPDNANKPYDMHKVIQGIIDEDSFYEVHKAFAENIIVGFARLGGRSIGVVANQPAYLAGVLDVNSSTKAARFVRFCDCFNIPLLVLVDVPGFLPGTNQEWSGIIVHGAKLLYALSEATVPRVTVITRKAYGGAYDVMNSKHIGADFNYAWPSAEIAVMGAKGASEIIFKKEISEAEDPAAKLLEKEAEYADKFANPYTAAQRGFVDEVILPKDTRRKLLKAFSILEHKTVDTPKRKHGNIPL